The sequence AAGGTGTTCTTCGCGCTCGCCCTGTCCGTGGCCTTCTTCTACATGGCCGGGCGCAAGCTGGGGAAGGGCGGCGGCTTCTTCTCGTGGTCGAGCCGGATGGCGCTGCGCGGATTCGGCGCGCTCTTCCTCTTCATCGCCGCCATCGCCGGGTGGAACGGCGCGCGCCGCTCGATCGCCTCCGCCTCGGACGAGGATGACGGCGATCGCCCCCGCACGGCGGCGATGTCAGTCAGCGGCGGCGGGGAGCGCAAGGCGTCGGTGGTCGATGCGGCGCGGGTGGCCCTGGCCGTGGCCGCGCTGGGGCGCGCGGACGACTCCGCCAGCGCGCACGCCGCCTCGCTGACCGCGGCGCGCGAGCTCCGCCGGATGAACCTGACCAGCGCGCAGATCCACGAGGCGCTGAACGACGCCGGCAACGAGCGCTCCGCCCCGGTGCGCGCCGGCATCCGCTCCGCCCTGGCCGTGGTCGACGCCGCTGCCGCCGCGGCGGACTCATCGCGCGCGGACACGACCGCGGCGGACAGCGCCGCCTCCCCCGAGGCGATCGCCGCGCGGGCGGCCGCGGCGGGGCCGGACTCGCTGGCCGGCGCCTACGTGGCCGCCGTGCACGCCCGCGACAGCGCCCGCGCCGAGGCGCTGCGCCCGAGACTTGCTTCGGCGCTCGCACGCGACTCGCTGGACGAGCTGCGCGGGCAGATGACGGAGCTGCGCTCGGACCGGGACGAGCTGCGGCGGGAGAAGGAGAAGCTGCAGAACCGCGGCCTCCTTTCCACCCTGATCGAATGGCTGGACGACCTGGGACTGGGGTTCGGGTGGATCGGCCTGTACTTCACCGCCTTCACGGCGCTCTGGAAGGGGCAGACGCCGGGGAAGAAGCTGATGGGGATCCGCGTGCTGCGGCTGGACGGGCTGCCGATGACGCTGTGGGCCAGCTTCGAGCGCTTCGGCGGCTACGCGGCCGGCTTCTTCACCGGGCTGATGGGCTACGCGCAGGTGTTCTGGGACCGCAACCGCCAGGCGATCCAGGACAAGATCAGCGAGACGGTGGTGATCCGCGAGCACCGCGGCCAGCCGCTTCCCGTGGCGCCGCAGCCGGGGCGCCCCGCTCCGCCGCCGCGCTGGCCGCCGGCGGGCGTGGGCGCGCCGTGACGCGAGGGCCGGCGCGATGATCCTGAAGTGGACCGAGTGGATCGACTGGCCCTGGTGGATCTCGCTCTTCTTCGTGGTGGGCGTGCTGGCCACGGCGTGGGCCTTCGCCACCATGTTCCTGGCGCTGGGCCGCCGCCCGCGCCGCCTCACCATCTACGACCGCCCGGCCGCGGGCTCGGCGCGCTTCCTGGAGAGCGTGTCGGGGCTGCTGAACGAGCCGCTGCAGCGCGGCGGCACCGTGCGCCTGCTCAACAACGGCGACCAGATCTTCCCGGCCATGCTCGACGCGCTCCGCAACGCGAAGCGCACCATCAACTTCATGACCTACATCTGGCACAAGGGGAAGCTGTCGGACGAGACGCTGGACGTGCTGGTCGAGCGGGCGAAGGCGGGGGTGGAGGTGCGGGTGATGCTGGACGGGATGGGCGCCTGGCGCGCGCCGCACCGCCGCTTCAAGGAGCTGGAGGCGGCCGGCGGGCGGGTGCGCTGGTTCAACCCCTTCCGCGTGGGGAAGCTGACCGCGTTCTACCGCCGCAACCACCGCCGCGCGGTCGTGGTGGACGGGAAGGTGGCCTTCACCGGCGGCGCGTCCATCGGCGACAAGTGGCTGGGGAACGCGCAGGACCGCGACCACTGGCGCGACGTGATGATCGAGGTGCGCGGGTGCCTGGCCGCGAACCTCCAGAGCGCCTTCACCCAGCTGTGGGCCAACAGCACGGGCGAGATCCTGATCGGGCCCGACCACTTCCCCAGCGCCGAGGAGGCGGCGGAGGACCCGGGCGCCGAGGGGGTGTCGCGCCACATCGCCGTCATCAGCTCGCCGGCCGACGGGTCGCACCCGCTGCGGCTCTTCTACTGGACCTCTATCGCCTGCGCCACCGAGACGATCTACCTCACCTCGGCCTACTTCGTCCCCGACCGCGACATCCGCCGCGCGCTGGCCGAGCGGGCGCGCGCGGGGCTCGACGTTCGTCTCCTCCTTCCCAACAAGCTGACCGACGTGAAGATCGTGCGGCTGGCGGGGCACTTCTACTACCGCGGGCTGCTGGAGGCGGGGGTGCGCATCTACGAGTACCAGACCACGATGATGCACACCAAGGCGCTGGTGGTCGACAACGCATGGGGGGTGGTGGGCTCGGCCAACATGGACATCCGCAGCAAGGAGCTGAACCAGGAGGCGGTGCTGGGGATCGCCGACAAGGGTTTCGCACGCGAGCTGACCGACACCTTCTTCGCCGACCTGGCGCAGAGCCGCGAGATCCGCCTGCACGAGTGGAAGCAGCGCCCGATCCTTGCCCGCGCGCTGGAGCGCATCGTGGTTCTGTTCGAGGAGCAGTATTGAGCAGCCGTTCCACGAGATCGTCGCTGGGAGGCCTGACAGACGCGGTCGGAGATACTATCTTTCCAAGGAACATCCAACCCCCCCGGCTTACTTCGGTGACCGGGTGCGAGGCCGCCTTCGGGCGGCCTCTGCTTTTTCTATGCGCCTCTTGACCCTAACATCAGTGTCACGGTTTAACTTCACTGCGTCCGGGGCGGCGCGGCCGGCGGACAGGCGATGAAAGGCGGACAGATGCGCGTGGGTGAGCTTTCGGCGCGGACGGGGGTGAGCGTCCGCTCGATCCGGTACTACGAGCAGGCGGGGCTCCTGCCCGCGGCGCGGCGGCCGAACGGCTACCGCGAGTTCGACGCGTCGGCGGTGGAGCGCGTCGGCGCCATCCGCTCGTTGCTGGAGACGGGGTTCACGCTCGAGGAGGTGCAGTCGCTCTCCTCCTGCCTGACCGCCGGGGGCGACGACGCCTGCTGCTGCACCCAGACGGTGGCGCTCTACCGCTCCAAGCTCGCGAAGATCGACCTGCAGCTGCAGACGCTCTCGCAGCTGCGCGGGCGCATTGAGGAGCGCATCGCCCTGCTGGAGCCGTGCTGAAGCGCGCCGCCCGATCGACCACATCCGACGCTGGGGAAACGAGATGAGCAGCACGATGGAGGTGACCGACGCGACCTTCGCCGCCGAGGTCGAGCAGCACGCCGGGGTGACGGTGGTGGACTTCACCGCCACCTGGTGCGGCCCGTGCCGCATGCTGGGGCCCATCCTGGACCAGGTGGCCGCCGAGCGCGCCGGCGAGGTGAAGGTGGTGAAGCTCGACACCGACGAGAACCCGCGGACCGCGGCGCGCTTCAACGTGCGCTCCGTTCCGACGATGATCTTCTTCAAGGACGGCGAGCCCCTGGGGCAGATCGTCGGCGCCGTGCCCAAGGCGCGCATCGACGCCGCGCTGGCCGAGGTGGCGCAGGCCGGGGCCGCGGCGTAGGCGACGCGATCGCCATCCATCCAGACCACCGGAGGCATCGGGAGCGCCCGTCCCGATGCCTCCGGTGCTTTCGTCCACGCCTTCGCCGGGATGCCGGCGGGAGGCGCTCCGCTCCTCCGTCTCCCCCCGATCCGTCGTCCATCCGCCGCCGTGAGCCCCGCGATCGCCCGGCGCGATCCCATCGGTGGCGGCACACGCCTTGAAGCGGGGTTCCGGTCCCCGCATCTCATGCGATGACAGTCACATCGGCCAGGAGTGGAGCATGGCGACGGAGCTGCTGCCGGAGGTCCTGAGGGGCCGCCCGGACACGGAGATCGCGCGCGACGTGGAATGCCTGCGCACGGGGATCGTCAACTGCTTCCTCGTCGGCGAGCCGGGCGCGGGCGACCGGGGATGGGTGCTGGTGGACGCGGGAATGATCGGCTTCGCGCACACCATCGCGCGCAAGGCGGAAGCACGCTTCGGCATCGAGGCGCGGCCGGCGGCCATCGTGCTGACGCACGCGCATTTCGACCACGTGGGAGGGCTGCGCGAGCTGTCGGAGGCGTGGGACGCGCCGGTGTACGCGCACACGCTGGAGCTGCCGTACCTCACGGGCCGCTCCTCGTATCCCCCGCCGGACCCCACGGTGGGCGGGGGATTCATGGCGCTCAGCAGCCCGCTCTTCCCGCGCCGCCCGCTCCATCTCGGTGATCGGGTCCACGCGCTCCCCGAGGACGGCTCGGTGCCGGGGATGCCGGGGTGGCGCTGGCTCTTCACCCCCGGCCACACGCCCGGCCACGTCTCCTTCTTCCGCGAGGCCGACGCGGTGCTGCTGGCGGGCGACGCGTTCGTCACCACGAAGCAGGAGTCGCTGCTGGCGGTGCTGGAGCAGCGCCCGGAGTTGCACGGGCCGCCGTCGTACTTCACGCAGGACTGGGACGCGGCGCGCGGGTCGGTGCAGCGGCTGGCGGAGCTGCACCCCGAGGTGGCCGCCACGGGGCACGGCCCGCCGATGCGCGGCCGGGTGATGCGCGAGGCGCTGGAGATGCTGGCGG comes from Longimicrobium sp. and encodes:
- a CDS encoding RDD family protein; the protein is MQHAQTAPGFDPRKIITAESFHVAPHLLGLPLASPGRRLTAILIDLLLVAILANSGKVFFALALSVAFFYMAGRKLGKGGGFFSWSSRMALRGFGALFLFIAAIAGWNGARRSIASASDEDDGDRPRTAAMSVSGGGERKASVVDAARVALAVAALGRADDSASAHAASLTAARELRRMNLTSAQIHEALNDAGNERSAPVRAGIRSALAVVDAAAAAADSSRADTTAADSAASPEAIAARAAAAGPDSLAGAYVAAVHARDSARAEALRPRLASALARDSLDELRGQMTELRSDRDELRREKEKLQNRGLLSTLIEWLDDLGLGFGWIGLYFTAFTALWKGQTPGKKLMGIRVLRLDGLPMTLWASFERFGGYAAGFFTGLMGYAQVFWDRNRQAIQDKISETVVIREHRGQPLPVAPQPGRPAPPPRWPPAGVGAP
- a CDS encoding phospholipase D-like domain-containing protein, whose translation is MILKWTEWIDWPWWISLFFVVGVLATAWAFATMFLALGRRPRRLTIYDRPAAGSARFLESVSGLLNEPLQRGGTVRLLNNGDQIFPAMLDALRNAKRTINFMTYIWHKGKLSDETLDVLVERAKAGVEVRVMLDGMGAWRAPHRRFKELEAAGGRVRWFNPFRVGKLTAFYRRNHRRAVVVDGKVAFTGGASIGDKWLGNAQDRDHWRDVMIEVRGCLAANLQSAFTQLWANSTGEILIGPDHFPSAEEAAEDPGAEGVSRHIAVISSPADGSHPLRLFYWTSIACATETIYLTSAYFVPDRDIRRALAERARAGLDVRLLLPNKLTDVKIVRLAGHFYYRGLLEAGVRIYEYQTTMMHTKALVVDNAWGVVGSANMDIRSKELNQEAVLGIADKGFARELTDTFFADLAQSREIRLHEWKQRPILARALERIVVLFEEQY
- a CDS encoding MerR family transcriptional regulator, whose protein sequence is MGELSARTGVSVRSIRYYEQAGLLPAARRPNGYREFDASAVERVGAIRSLLETGFTLEEVQSLSSCLTAGGDDACCCTQTVALYRSKLAKIDLQLQTLSQLRGRIEERIALLEPC
- the trxA gene encoding thioredoxin — translated: MSSTMEVTDATFAAEVEQHAGVTVVDFTATWCGPCRMLGPILDQVAAERAGEVKVVKLDTDENPRTAARFNVRSVPTMIFFKDGEPLGQIVGAVPKARIDAALAEVAQAGAAA
- a CDS encoding MBL fold metallo-hydrolase; translated protein: MATELLPEVLRGRPDTEIARDVECLRTGIVNCFLVGEPGAGDRGWVLVDAGMIGFAHTIARKAEARFGIEARPAAIVLTHAHFDHVGGLRELSEAWDAPVYAHTLELPYLTGRSSYPPPDPTVGGGFMALSSPLFPRRPLHLGDRVHALPEDGSVPGMPGWRWLFTPGHTPGHVSFFREADAVLLAGDAFVTTKQESLLAVLEQRPELHGPPSYFTQDWDAARGSVQRLAELHPEVAATGHGPPMRGRVMREALEMLAANFEMLAVPRDGRYVRAPALADERGTLSVPPPIFHAAPILLGAGAALAIGLALGAGIRRRRG